The Puntigrus tetrazona isolate hp1 chromosome 3, ASM1883169v1, whole genome shotgun sequence genome contains a region encoding:
- the LOC122341286 gene encoding germ cell-specific gene 1 protein-like yields MSLLSSLRSPRLSFIQTLLSLLLSLVSLSSSYWCVGRQKVPKPLCSAARRLKCTPVHGVSDGSFSWETGDDRFIFPSFHAGLWTTCERTSSRTPGVRGQDETRTDVFVRD; encoded by the exons ATGTCTCTGCTCTCGTCCCTGCGCTCTCCTCGGCTGTCCTTCATCCAGACTCTGCTGTCTCTGCTGCTGTCTCTGGTGTCCCTGTCCTCCTCGTACTGGTGCGTGGGCCGGCAGAAGGTTCCCAAGCCTCTGTGCTCCGCGGCTCGCCGGCTCAAGTGCACTCCGGTGCACGGCGTCTCGGATGGGTCCTTCTCCTGGGAGACCGGAGACGATCGCTTCATCTTCCCCTCCTTCCACGCCGGACTCTGGACCACCTGCGAGAGAACATCTTCACGGACGCCTGGGGTGAGGGGTCAGG ATGAGACGAGGAcagatgtgtttgtgagagattga
- the LOC122341287 gene encoding germ cell-specific gene 1 protein-like, whose protein sequence is MWLYVGMELLYISLLSISSLLLLLQLCLSSCSPPQQRWAHLLNAFAAVCTVLGGLVGMVAHMMYMQVFQVTISLGPEDFKPHSYGYSWAFYVAWVAFTCCMSSGVSTLNNYTKTFLMVGPKQRSVFYPCRNFTFPPQPPALSPLSPYFSTAALPPPPPRPAPLSPCPAHQLQSPALALSVLSRYLRAPPPSFVQPRPLSPSPAPVSLALGSSSVSAQLCVSVFRRGVQSSLIILALSYCFSLLKHTWLQFRRQTQSERGSTGLFFL, encoded by the exons ATGTGGCTCTATGTGGGCATGGAGCTGCTGTACATCTCTCTGTTGAGCATCAGCTCTCTGCTCCTGCTGCTTCAGCTGTGTCTGTCCTCCTGCTCTCCTCCTCAGCAGCGCTGGGCTCATCTACTCAACGCCTTCGCTGCCGTCTGCACTGTACTGggag GGCTGGTTGGGATGGTCGCTCACATGATGTATATGCAGGTGTTTCAGGTGACCATCTCTCTGGGCCCTGAGGACTTCAAACCTCACAGTTACGGATACTCATGGGCCTTTTA CGTGGCGTGGGTGGCCTTCACCTGCTGCATGTCGTCCGGCGTGTCCACGCTCAACAACTACACCAAGACGTTTCTGATGGTGGGACCCAAGCAAAGAAGTGTGTTCTACCCCTGCAGGAACTTCACCTTTCCTCCGCAGCCTCCCGCTCTCTCGCCTCTGTCTCCGTACTTCTCTACTGCTGCTCTGCCGCCTCCGCCTCCTCGCCCCGCCCCTCTGTCCCCGTGCCCCGCCCACCAGCTACAGAGCCCCGCCCTCGCTCTCTCTGTGCTGAGTCGCTATCTCCGTGCCCCTCCACCCTCCTTCGTACAACCCCGCCCCCTGTCTCCGAGCCCCGCCCCTGTCTCCCTCGCTCTCGGCTCTTCTTCTGTCTCCGCTCAGCTTTGCGTCTCAGTGTTCAGACGAGGAGTTCAGTCCTCTCTGATCATTCTTGCTCTGTCTTACTGTTTTTCTCTATTAAAGCACACGTGGCTTCAGTTCAGACGCCAAACTCAATCTGAACGGGGTTCAACAGGGTTGTTTTTCTTGTGA